Within the Pseudomonas chlororaphis subsp. aurantiaca genome, the region GAAGGCGCTTTCCGGCTGGGTCATGGCGGCGATGTGCGGGGTCAGGAGGATCTGCGGGTGATCCCAGAACGGGTGTTCGGCCGGGGCCGGCTCCTGTTGCAGGACGTCGAGCACCGCGCCGCTGAGCTGGCCGCTGGCCAGGGCGTCGAGCAGGTCCTGCTCCACCAGGTGGCCGCCACGGCCCATGTTGATCAGCGCCGCGCCGCGGGGCAGTTGGCGGAACAGCTCGCGGTCGAGGATGCCCTGGGTCTGTTCGGTCAGGGGCAGCACGCACAGCAGGATGTCGCACTGGCTGAGAAAGGCCGGCAACTGCTGGTTGCCGACGAAACATTGCACGCCGTCGATGCGATGGGCACTGCGGGCCCAGCCGGACAGGGCGAACCCCAGCGGCCGCAGGGTGGCGAGGATCTGCTGCGCCTGTTGTCCCAGGCCCATGACCCCGACCCGGCGTTGCGCCGCCGGTTGCAGCAG harbors:
- a CDS encoding 2-hydroxyacid dehydrogenase, with protein sequence MALLYKADPVRGEHWRALFAEQAPDIQWRAWPDLGNPEDIRYLAAWQAPDDLSLLPNLEVLFALSAGVDQLDLARLPPDLPVVRLLDPGITRGMCEYASFAVLSLHRDMLRYRQQQFARCWQAHLLQPAAQRRVGVMGLGQQAQQILATLRPLGFALSGWARSAHRIDGVQCFVGNQQLPAFLSQCDILLCVLPLTEQTQGILDRELFRQLPRGAALINMGRGGHLVEQDLLDALASGQLSGAVLDVLQQEPAPAEHPFWDHPQILLTPHIAAMTQPESAFAVLLDNIRRHQRGEPMLGQIDRSQGY